TATCCATCCATGGATCATCGATCAGATCCCTCCCAGCTGATGCTAGTACTCAGGAGGCAGGCTTGACGTGCCGATCAAAGATGCGGAATGGTTCTCCTCTTCTCTAGTTTTCTACACAGCAGCGGTGGAACCGTGGAAGGGGTGAAAATGGACAAAATTGGCCCTTATCTAAAACTTCAACACAAAATGGCCCCAATCTGAAAATATTTTATGAAATGGCCCCTTTTGCATGACGCCCGGGGCTAGGGCGCCATGCTACATGTCGCTACCATGACGCCCTAGCCGCGGGCGTCATGCAAAAGAGAGTCATTTCGTGAAATATTTTTAGATTGGGGTCATTTTGTGTTGAAGTTTCAAATAAGGATCAGTTTTGTTCATTTTCACGTGGAAGGGAGGACGAGGTTGCCGACGAAGGACGCCTTTTCACAGTGACGCCGCATCTCACGTGCATAGGAGTAGACGAGTCCTTCTGTTTCGCCCATGCACCATGTGCACGGCATTCAAAATCCATGATCCAtatctactactccctccgtccaaaaaaGCTTGTCTctcaaatgaatgtatctagcatCAAGTTAGTACTAGATATATCCATTTAAGGAACAAACTTGAGACAAGCTttttcggatggagggagtactatatcAGCCACACCAGCCAGCCTGGCAGCCAAGATCGACCGGTTTAGTTCGCTCCATGCCGTGCCCCCCCCGTTGCTGGCATCCTCGTGTGCTCTCACGGCTATCGGGGTGTGCGTGCGTGTCAGGCTAGGTATATGCATCGAGGTCTTTGAAAACCGCCGGTTTTCGTATATGAACTCATCCGACCCATTGGACACGGGTTCATGAGCGCAGGACCACGGCGGCACCTTCGTGGCCGAGCTGGGTACCGCCTTGCCCGCCTGCCAGACCGAAAACATCACCGCTGCAGACTGCAGATGCACAACCGACCTCAAGCCGCCGCCCACAGATCGCATCTCGTCGGCAAATGGTACCGAAGAAGACGTCTTGGCCTCCACCTTCTTCTACTAGTGTCGGAAAGCTTGGTTACTATAGTAGTCTCTAGAAGTGGCGAGGGAAGGAAGAATGAGGAGATAGAGGCGGCGGCTGTTCTCTTGTCCTGTTATCTGTATGTTTTTTCATCTCTAAAAGCTCCTTTTACTCAACTCAGGCCGCCCGCTAATTGAGCTAGATGTACAACTTATTTTAAAGAAACATAGCTAGTATTACTAGGTTTAGCATGTTTTAGTAGTGCCTCAACCATGATCGACAACCACCACCACAGCGGGAAGGTAAACTACTGTAGTTCATAAAAGGGCCGAGCACTAGTAAACAGACTTGGTCTCACAGGACAATCACAAACAAACAAACAGAAAGTAGGAGTTGTTAGTGTTCGTACCATTCATCATATTAAATAAACAGGTTCTCGCCGGCAAAGAATTGAAATAGGACATTGCACAAAATAGCTAGCCCTGAAAAGGGCTCTTTTTCCATAAAAGGGGTTCTGGATTGACGCAGCTCACCAGCTAACCTGCGAAAATGCTACTAGCAAGCAGACAAGGCAACTATGCAAGTGGATGACGTCTAGCTTTTACGCATTGAAGGTTCGTTGGTGTAGACGAACAAGTTGGCAACACAATATTCGTTGTATTGATGAGGTGCCGGTGCACGTATATATAAGTATAATGTAGGTCTCAACCTCAACTATACACAACTAGGAGGTGGGCCACAATACAAACTACATGCAACACAAATATATACTCacccccgcagtcgaagcgttGCCGAAGACATAGAGACTGGACCGAAACTCCTCGATGACGGGAGTAGGCAATCCCTTAGTCATCACGTCAGCAAACTGTTGCGTCGTCGGGACGTGGAGAACCCGAACACGGCCAAGGGCAACCTGCTCTCGCACGAAGTGAATATCAAGCTCAATACGCTTCGTACGTCGATGGTGAACCGGATTGGCGGAGAGGTAGACCACGCTGACGTTATCGCGGTAGACAAGAGTGACCTTGTGAACGTCAGAAAGCAACTCATGGAGCAGCTGACGGATCCAAGAGCACTCGGCCACGGCATTAGCCACGGCCCGATACTCTGCCTCGGCGCTGGAGCGAGAGACCGTGGGCTGCCGCTTCGATGATCAAGAGATCAACGAGGGCCCAAGGTAGACGCAATAGCCGGACATGGAGCGCCGGGTGTCGGGGCagcctgcccagtcagcatccGAGTAGGCAACAAggtcggtggaggcggaggccgtcagggtgagtCCCAAAGACATGGTGCCGTGTATGTAACGGAGAATACGCTTCACCATGGTCCAATGAGAGTCACGCGGGGCGTGCATGTGAAGTCACACCTGCTGGACAGCGTACTGCAGGTCGGGTCGAGTGAGCGTCAGGTACTGTAAAGCACCAATGGAGCGATAGAATGCTGCATCGGACGCAAGAGACCCCTCCAGAGCAGATACCTTCACATTCGTGTCGACGGGGGTGGGCGccggcttgcagttaagcatgccgGCACGCTCCAAAAGCGTGTGGGCGTACTGCTGCTCATGCAGAAAGAAACTGTCAGCCCGTCGGACCACCTCGATGCCGACGAAGTAGTGCAGAGGCCCCAAGTCCTTGAGGCGAACTCATCACGAAGACGAGTTGTCAGCTGCTGAAGGAGCTCGGGGCTGGATGCCATGAGGATGATGTCGTTGACATAGAGCAGCAGATATGCAGTGCAGTGTCAGCTCCATGATGATACACAAAAAGTGAGGCATCAGAGCGAGTGGACCGAAAGCCCAAAGACTGTAGGAAGGCTGCGATACGCTGGTACCAAGCCCGAGGCGCctgctgtaacgcccacgatgcggctatatctcccacgtatcgagccacgacttagaggcataaccacattgtggtattgtcgcaaaaagggttatcttcacacaatcccatgtaatgaacaagaaagggataacgagagttggcttacaatcgccacttcacacaatacataaataattcatacatcatccaaattgcacacatagaccaactacagtcaaaatccaaatgaaaataagataaccccaaatgctagatccccaatcgtcccaactgggctccactactgatcatcaggaaaagaaacatagtaacgaccacgttcctcgtcgaactcccacttgagctcggttgcgtcatctgcactggtatcgtcggcacctgcaactgttttggtagaatctgtgagtcacgaggactcagcaatctcacacccgcaagatcaagactatttaagcttataggaaaggatggtgtaatgaggtggagctgcagcaggcactaagcatatatggtggctaacatacgcaaatgagagcgagaagagagacaacgcaacggtcgcgaagctagaaatgatcaagaagtgatcctgaaactacttacgttcatgcataactcaaaccgtgttcactttccggactccgccgagaagagaccatcacggctacacacacggttgatgtattttaatttaagtcaagtgacaagttctctacaaccagacattaacaaattcccatctgcctcataaccgcgggcacggctttcgaaagataataccctgcaggggtgtcccaacttagcccattataagctctcacggtcaacgaaggataaaccttctcccgagaagacccgatcagtctcggaatcccggtttacaagacatttcgacaatggtaaaacaagaccagcaaagccgcccgaatatgccgacaaatcccgataggagctgcacatatctcgttctcagggcacaccggatgagccagacgtcgggttggcatagaccctggttgcccagggggtgccggacatcgctcggtttgggccagcactcgaaggagcactggtccgggggtttaaataaagatgaccatcgggctcgcgaaaacccaagggaaaaaggcttaggtggcaaatgataaaactaaggttgggccttgctggaggagttttattcaaggcgaactgtcaagggtatcgagggtatggtcatcttgcaaagaacacagcatagcaatagaatgaacaactagcaaagcaaagatagaagtgatatcgagggtatggtcatcttgcctgcaaggttctcagagttgtcgaaagcttgatcctcgtaagcgtactcgacaggttcctcgttcacgaactcgtctcccggctctacccacagcaagaacacaagcaatggaaccacaatcaaaaacgggaaatgcacaagcaacatgatgcaaaacatgcatgatatgcgagatgtggtatgcgatgcgtatgcgtgctccggaagaaaaaggatgaacaaggcagtaacttggcaaaccaagtatgccactggaaagatgagataatttcggtcgaaatcgatataaagatcaccggaaacggaggcacggtttgcaaatggcaagcaaaacaagaatggcacgattctgcgattaacaacatgatagcacttagaatacatcaagtaactatgctacggcactccaacatagcaacgaagcatatgacagtgatctacaggagatacttcacaaaatatgaacactgagctacggctagatcacacaataacaggttcaaacaagaatggaaaaagtgcaaaagatatcaggatcacagacttagtgaaattactggacatggctgaaacagcatcaggtagcaatgttcagagcaagcaaaacacatactaCAAGAACtcaacatagcaaaacaaggcatggaatgaatctactacatgcaaataacaaaagtcccttactgaccatgagccaaaaaggatcagaagatatgatggcactcatgtaaacatagcaagttccgttaacaggtttcagacttaacagaaaacagagcatggcattaacagaaattataagggcatgttggtgagcttgattcactcatcacaaagcaatgcatgatgaaacaagcatacctacagcaagattgAGTGTTTATGAAGCCAACCATGGCAaaagcaaatacatagcatgtatggatcaactacaacaaccttggcaaaattgaatatcatgttaacaatctgccaggaatattttatagcaaaagtagagcaatattaagacatgctaggtcactccataattgcaaacaggggcatgaaTGGATaaagcacaactatatctacaaaacatacttactgaacatgccaaaaaggagcatggatctctctgtagacacaaggatacatagcaacaaaataacaacagtACAGACAGTGAAAATCCAAAGTcactgaaaacagaaacatcacgaagcctagtttgcatgcttgtgctagtcaccacatagatcacaaaaataaatggcatacacctctgtaaggatggcatggcatagataaAAACACATtcagagctcatgcccataagatgcacacatcaaatgcaacaaaaataacaaaacaccaagttctgataagtaacagcagtaaatatcatatagcactcttgcaccggAGGTTTgagcatcaagatgaactcaaatgagcatgtcacaatggaacaaaatgaagagcatctcgaggcgaacatttcgacaTATTATACTCATGAAACGGAGCTATgtgcaaggagttatggcatGATGAAGTGAGCAACAAAATGCAAGAATTTCCGGGACTTGGAGAAAATCGGAGAGAGGGGAAAGTCAACCTCTCGGGCAGATCGGGATCGACCGGCTCGAGGCTCACCAGAGACGGAGCCGCGGCAACCGGaggagctcgagggagagggaggaggcgccGAACGGggacggggaggcggcggcggccggcgacgggTGCGGGCGCGTCGGCGTCGACGCGGacggaggcgacggcggcggtcggcggcggggacgggcgctGGCGGCCGCGaacggcggcggtcggcggcggggaagcggCGACGGGAGGCGGGGCAGCCTCGGGAGCGGGGAGGCGCTGGCGCGTGCGGGGCGCGGGCGACCCGGGCGGCGACGAGACAGGCCGCGGGGGCCGGTCGCGGGCCTCGCGGGCTGGCGgcggacgggcggcgggggcACCACGTGGCGGCTCGCGGAC
This sequence is a window from Aegilops tauschii subsp. strangulata cultivar AL8/78 chromosome 7, Aet v6.0, whole genome shotgun sequence. Protein-coding genes within it:
- the LOC141027335 gene encoding uncharacterized protein, which encodes MQEEFDALRRNRTWHLVPRPPRANIITAKWVFRHKTRADGSLERYKARWVVHGFRQRAGVDFTDTFAPVVKPGTIRAVLPLAASRAWPPRSIRAPHPSAWRRTNPPPQPAPVREPPRGAPAARPPPAREARDRPPRPVSSPPGSPAPRTRQRLPAPEAAPPPVAASPPPTAAVRGRQRPSPPPTAAVASVRVDADAPAPVAGRRRLPVPVRRLLPLPRAPPVAAAPSLQYAHTLLERAGMLNCKPAPTPVDTNVKVSALEGSLASDAAFYRSIGALQYLTLTRPDLQYAVQQV